In Corallococcus macrosporus, the following are encoded in one genomic region:
- a CDS encoding BatD family protein — protein MRRTGSGRTALLAVLALLATAPAWAADIEFYQTVDRTEVGTDDTFKLTVVVVDAPSNAQVRLPESNDFEVLSSSRGSQRSISLSGGGPAVIQDVTRHELIMRPLRAGKLTVPPSTLTAGGRTYRTDAVQLTAREGHAGGAPQAQQGGRNTLPDPFRNFRNMPDPFGDDDRDLNDDEPVIPRGDSDLFLRASLDRDDLYVGEQATLSLYIYSRVDLSSVDAVTMPKLEGFWTEEVESPTQLTGEQKVVDGIPYRAYLLRRRALFPVKSGTLLITPAEADITTGFLFAGHRVHRVSNGLKVKVRPLPSGAPPNMSNANVGSWRMSLDVSQTRVELGQPITVKVILEGQGNVKNVTPPKLTGPSALKIYEPTTTDRLMPSRNRIQGRRVVEYLVMPQRTGTFTLPELRFPYFDPSRRQYETARTDPITITVEAGAGGVSSLPSTMTPSQVADAANEQKNVLTTGGLRPVRAQAHFVGPAQPVWMRPFFIAGVLAPLGLLVGVAFIGGMRGRLATRSEAGKGRQQAKAARKRLAEAEKLKAGADAGAFYVEVEKAMVGFLEAQLGFPVGGLTREALGEKLAAAGVDAERRARVLFVLEACDLGRYGGGVEPGERRKVLATAAAVMEGWTA, from the coding sequence ATGAGAAGGACTGGTAGCGGGCGCACGGCGCTGCTCGCCGTGCTCGCCCTCCTGGCCACGGCGCCGGCGTGGGCGGCGGACATCGAGTTCTACCAGACGGTGGACCGCACCGAGGTGGGCACCGACGACACCTTCAAGCTCACCGTCGTGGTGGTGGACGCGCCGTCCAACGCCCAGGTGCGCCTGCCCGAGTCCAACGACTTCGAGGTGCTCTCCTCGTCGCGAGGCAGCCAGCGCTCCATCTCGCTGTCCGGTGGTGGCCCCGCCGTCATCCAGGACGTCACCCGGCATGAGCTGATCATGCGCCCGCTGCGCGCGGGCAAGCTCACGGTTCCGCCCTCGACGCTGACCGCGGGGGGACGCACCTACCGCACGGACGCCGTGCAGCTCACCGCGCGCGAGGGCCACGCGGGTGGCGCACCTCAAGCGCAGCAGGGCGGCCGCAACACGTTGCCGGATCCGTTCCGCAACTTCCGCAACATGCCGGACCCGTTCGGGGACGACGACCGGGACCTCAACGACGACGAGCCGGTGATTCCGCGCGGGGACTCGGACCTGTTCCTGCGCGCGAGCCTGGACCGGGACGACCTCTACGTGGGCGAGCAGGCCACGCTGTCGCTCTACATTTACTCGCGCGTGGACCTGTCCAGCGTGGACGCGGTGACGATGCCCAAGCTGGAGGGCTTCTGGACGGAGGAGGTGGAGAGCCCCACGCAGCTCACGGGCGAGCAGAAGGTGGTGGACGGCATCCCGTACCGCGCCTACCTGCTGCGCCGCCGCGCGCTGTTCCCGGTGAAGTCCGGCACGCTGCTCATCACCCCCGCGGAAGCGGACATCACCACGGGCTTCCTCTTCGCGGGCCACCGCGTGCACCGCGTCTCCAACGGCCTGAAGGTGAAGGTGCGGCCGCTGCCGTCCGGCGCGCCGCCGAACATGTCCAACGCGAACGTGGGTTCGTGGCGCATGTCCCTGGACGTGTCGCAGACGCGCGTGGAGCTGGGCCAGCCCATCACGGTGAAGGTCATCCTGGAGGGGCAGGGCAACGTGAAGAACGTCACCCCGCCGAAGCTCACCGGCCCGTCCGCGCTGAAAATCTACGAGCCGACGACGACGGACCGGCTCATGCCCAGCCGCAACCGCATCCAGGGCCGCCGCGTGGTGGAGTACCTGGTGATGCCGCAGCGCACGGGGACCTTCACGCTGCCCGAGCTGCGCTTCCCCTATTTTGATCCGTCGCGGCGCCAGTACGAGACGGCGCGCACGGACCCCATCACCATCACGGTGGAGGCGGGCGCGGGCGGCGTGTCCTCGCTGCCGTCGACGATGACGCCCTCGCAGGTGGCGGACGCGGCCAACGAGCAGAAGAACGTGCTGACCACGGGAGGGCTGCGGCCGGTGCGCGCCCAGGCCCACTTCGTGGGACCGGCGCAGCCCGTGTGGATGCGGCCCTTCTTCATCGCGGGCGTGCTGGCGCCGCTGGGCCTGCTCGTGGGTGTAGCGTTCATCGGCGGCATGCGCGGCCGGTTGGCCACCCGCTCGGAGGCGGGCAAGGGCCGTCAGCAGGCGAAGGCCGCGCGCAAGCGGCTGGCGGAGGCGGAGAAGCTCAAGGCGGGCGCGGACGCGGGAGCCTTCTACGTGGAGGTGGAGAAGGCGATGGTCGGCTTCCTGGAGGCGCAGCTGGGCTTCCCCGT
- a CDS encoding VWA domain-containing protein codes for MPTLEAWRFTLLGYQVGLAQPLFLGLALVGVLLGVLALLKALGRRTRLSALIAERHVATLAPGVSVWRPAVQGSLYGLGLMLFGLALAQPQCGTKSELTKRRGIDVVVALDASKSMLARDVQPSRLDRARLELNTLLDELKGDRAGLVVFAGDAFVQSPLTSDYSAVKLFLRAVDPDVMPQGGTNVGAALKLAKQVLDNADRGSKERVVVLLSDGEDLTGEVREATDALKDAHVQVLAVGVGSDSGEPIPVYDRRGEFVDYKKDSNGDTVITRLDRAGLTAIADATGGAFFYQPNGVAMSQVVERIDQMQKSELESRVTVRYDERFQLFAIPGLVLLALGMALIPSRRRAA; via the coding sequence ATGCCCACGCTGGAGGCATGGCGCTTCACGCTGCTGGGCTACCAGGTCGGTCTGGCACAGCCGCTGTTCCTGGGGCTGGCGCTGGTGGGCGTGCTGCTGGGCGTGCTCGCGCTGCTCAAGGCGCTGGGCCGCAGGACGCGGCTGTCGGCGCTCATCGCGGAGCGCCACGTGGCGACGCTCGCGCCCGGTGTGTCCGTGTGGCGGCCGGCGGTGCAGGGCAGCCTGTACGGCCTGGGGCTGATGCTGTTCGGGCTCGCGCTCGCGCAGCCCCAGTGCGGCACGAAGAGCGAGTTGACGAAGCGCCGGGGCATCGACGTGGTGGTGGCGCTGGACGCGTCCAAGTCCATGCTCGCGCGCGACGTGCAGCCCAGCCGGCTGGACCGCGCGCGGCTGGAGCTCAACACGCTGCTGGATGAGCTGAAGGGCGACCGCGCGGGCCTCGTCGTGTTCGCCGGGGATGCGTTCGTGCAGTCGCCGCTCACGTCGGACTACTCGGCGGTGAAGCTGTTCCTGCGCGCGGTGGATCCGGACGTGATGCCCCAGGGCGGCACCAACGTGGGCGCGGCGCTGAAGCTGGCCAAGCAGGTGCTGGACAACGCGGACCGGGGCTCCAAGGAGCGCGTGGTGGTGCTGCTGTCGGACGGCGAGGACCTCACGGGCGAGGTGCGCGAGGCCACGGACGCGCTCAAGGACGCGCACGTCCAGGTGCTCGCGGTGGGCGTGGGCTCGGACTCCGGTGAGCCCATCCCCGTCTACGACCGGCGCGGCGAGTTCGTGGACTACAAGAAGGACTCCAACGGCGACACGGTCATCACGCGCCTGGACCGCGCGGGGCTCACGGCCATCGCGGACGCCACGGGCGGCGCCTTCTTCTACCAGCCCAACGGCGTGGCGATGAGCCAGGTGGTGGAGCGCATCGACCAGATGCAGAAGAGCGAGCTGGAGAGCCGCGTGACGGTCCGCTACGACGAACGCTTCCAGCTCTTCGCCATCCCCGGGCTGGTGCTGCTCGCGCTGGGCATGGCGCTCATCCCCTCGCGCCGGAGGGCCGCATGA
- a CDS encoding tetratricopeptide repeat protein, which produces MSARSMRRRAARAMAVGLAGLLALPGPAWAVGPLEKDHPLVQRGREAYAAGRYEDALRDFEAAKKERPNDPTVEFNRADALAKLGRSAEAREAFKQVAESSRQPDLAQKSWYNLGNLAATAGDRSEALKSYRKALTLDPTDQLARHNYEVVLRDLPPPQNGPDGGTDGGQDGGDDGGRPDAGEDGGQKGDGGTPQDGGQDGGPDGGADGGADGGAPDGGQDGGADGGGGDAGPGDGGADGGSDGGQQDPNQKGDGGADGGADGGQDEGEGDSRDGGTDGGSEGEEETESNPRDGGSSPGDVDRQEAERLLDAMKQNEKNLQLWRFQQKKKQRKPNEKDW; this is translated from the coding sequence ATGAGCGCGCGTTCGATGCGGCGGCGCGCGGCGCGTGCGATGGCGGTGGGCCTGGCGGGCCTCCTGGCGCTGCCGGGGCCCGCGTGGGCGGTGGGGCCGCTGGAGAAGGACCATCCGCTGGTGCAGCGTGGGCGCGAGGCCTACGCGGCGGGGCGCTACGAGGACGCGCTCCGGGACTTCGAGGCCGCGAAGAAGGAGCGGCCGAATGATCCGACGGTGGAGTTCAACCGCGCGGACGCGCTGGCCAAGCTGGGCCGCTCCGCGGAAGCGCGCGAGGCCTTCAAGCAGGTGGCGGAGTCCTCGCGGCAGCCCGACCTGGCGCAGAAGAGCTGGTACAACCTGGGCAACCTCGCGGCCACGGCGGGCGACCGTTCGGAGGCGCTCAAGTCGTACCGCAAGGCGCTCACGCTGGACCCCACGGATCAGCTCGCCCGGCACAACTACGAGGTCGTGCTGCGCGACCTGCCCCCGCCCCAGAACGGTCCGGATGGCGGCACCGACGGAGGCCAGGACGGCGGCGATGACGGCGGCCGTCCGGACGCGGGCGAGGACGGCGGACAGAAGGGCGACGGCGGCACCCCGCAGGACGGCGGCCAGGACGGCGGTCCGGATGGCGGTGCCGACGGTGGCGCGGACGGGGGGGCGCCGGATGGCGGTCAGGACGGCGGCGCGGATGGCGGCGGTGGTGACGCCGGGCCCGGGGATGGTGGGGCGGATGGCGGCTCGGATGGCGGGCAGCAGGATCCGAACCAGAAGGGCGACGGTGGCGCGGATGGCGGCGCCGACGGCGGCCAGGACGAGGGTGAAGGCGACTCCCGCGATGGCGGCACGGACGGCGGCAGCGAGGGCGAGGAGGAGACGGAATCGAACCCTCGCGACGGCGGAAGTTCGCCGGGCGACGTCGACCGGCAGGAAGCCGAGCGGCTGCTGGATGCGATGAAGCAGAACGAGAAGAATCTCCAGCTCTGGCGTTTCCAGCAGAAGAAGAAGCAGAGGAAGCCCAATGAGAAGGACTGGTAG